The Streptomyces noursei ATCC 11455 sequence TGGCCCGGACCCGACCACCCCCGACCAGGCCCCCGGTGCCCGGCCGGCCCTGGTCCTGGGCGGCGGCCGGCTCACCGACGGCCCCTTCGGCCGCGCGCTGTCCTTCGACGGCACCGACGACGCCGTGCGCCTCCCCTACCGCGACTCGCTCCCGCTGGGCAACCGGGACTTCACCTGCACCCTGTGGTTCCGCTACCGCGCCGGCGCCGGCGAGCAGCCGCTGCTGTGGATGGGCGGGGTGGGCAGCCGCTCCCCGCAGGTCGCCCTTGAGGGTGATCCCGCGCACCACCGGATCACCGCGCTTCTCACGGCCGTCGACGGCGCCCGGGCGCCCGCCACCGCCCAGGTCGCCACCGCCGGCGCGTACAACGACGGCCGCTGGCACCACCTCGCGCTGCGCCGCACCGGCGGCCGGATGCTGCTGACCGTCGACGGCACCGCGACGACCTCGGTCGCGGACGTCCCCGGATCGGTCAGCCGCACCTCGGTGTTCGGCGTCCACCTGGGCCAACGGCCGGACGGTCGGGCGCAGTTCACCGGCGCCCTGGCGCAGGTCCGCGTCTACCGCCGGGCGCTCACCGACGCCGAACTCTCCCGGGTCCGCGAGCGCAACGCCTCAGCGGCCGGCCCGCTGGTGCTCGGACTCCCGCTGGACCGGGTGGCCGCCGACCGCTGAACCGCCCCGGTCGGGCCCGGAGCCGTCGGGCCCGACCGCCGGCGGCGGCTCGGCGTCGGCCCGCGCCGCGTACCGCTTCGCCAGCACCGCGCACACCATCAACTGCATCTGGTGGAACAGCATCAGCGGCAGCACCGCCAACCCGGCCTGGGCGCCGAAGAGGACGCTGGCCATCGGCAGCCCGGCCGCCAAGCTCTTCTTCGAGCCGGCGAAGGTGATCGCGATCCGGTCGCCGCGCGGGAAGCCGAGCTTCTTCGAGCCGTACGAGGTGACCGTCAGCATGGCCGCCAGCAGCACCGCCTCCACGCCCAGCAGGCACAGCAGCCGCAGCGGGGAGACCTGGTGCCAGATGCCCTGCACCATGCCGGCGCTGAACGCGGCGTAGACGACCAGCAGGATCGAGCCGCGGTCGACGTAGCCGAGGACCTTCTTGTGCCGGGTGAGGAATCCGGCCACCCAGCGCCGCAGCAGCTGCCCGGCGAGGAACGGGAGCAGCAGCTGGCAGACGATCGAGACCAGGGAGTGCGCGGAGAAGCCGCCGCCGTCGCCGCCCAGCACTAGGGCCGCCAGCAGCGGGGTGACGACGATCCCCACGATGCTGGAGAACGAGCCGGCGCAGATCGCCGCCGCCACATTGCCGCGGGCGATGGAGGTGAAGGCGATGGAGGACTGGACCGTCGAGGGCACCAGGCACAGGAAGAGCAGACCGGTGTACAGGGCGGGCGGGAGCACGAAGGGCACCAGGAAGCGGGCGGCCACACCGAACACCGGGAAGACCACGAACGTGCAGGCCAGCGTGGTCAGGTGGAGGCGCCAGTGGCGCAGTCCGGCCATCGCCTCCCGGGTGGAGAGCCGGGCCCCGTAGAGGAAGAAGAGCAGGGCG is a genomic window containing:
- a CDS encoding bile acid:sodium symporter family protein codes for the protein MRRPVFRLPAWLPVDGYILALLGTVGLAALVPARGAAATVADGASTGAVALLFFLYGARLSTREAMAGLRHWRLHLTTLACTFVVFPVFGVAARFLVPFVLPPALYTGLLFLCLVPSTVQSSIAFTSIARGNVAAAICAGSFSSIVGIVVTPLLAALVLGGDGGGFSAHSLVSIVCQLLLPFLAGQLLRRWVAGFLTRHKKVLGYVDRGSILLVVYAAFSAGMVQGIWHQVSPLRLLCLLGVEAVLLAAMLTVTSYGSKKLGFPRGDRIAITFAGSKKSLAAGLPMASVLFGAQAGLAVLPLMLFHQMQLMVCAVLAKRYAARADAEPPPAVGPDGSGPDRGGSAVGGHPVQRESEHQRAGR